In Acidobacteriota bacterium, the genomic window CTCACCCTCCCGGCCCTCCTCGACAGCCGCCACCTCTACCTCCACATCACCGGCGAGGAGAAGCTCCAGGTCTACCATCGCGCCCTGGGGCCCGGCACCGTCGAGGAGCTGCCCATCCGCGCCGTCCTGCGCGGCGCCGCGGAGCGGATTCAGGTATGGTGGGCACCCTGATATGAGCACCTCTCCCCCATCTCCCAACCCCGGGGCCCAATCCTCTGGGCCCCAATCCTCGAATCCCCAGTCGCCGAATCCCCAGTCGCCGAATACCCAGTCGCCGAATACCCAGTCGCCGAATACCCAGTCGCCGAATACCCAGTCGTCGAGACCCCATTCATCGAAACCCCCTTCATCGAAACCCCAGCGCCGCTACCTGGTAGCCGGCGTCACGGTCCTCGCCATCGCCGGCTGGCTGCTCCTGCCGGCTCTGGGCGTGCCCCTACCCCCGCTGGCCCGCAGCTGGCCGGTCTTCATCCTCCTCGGGGCCCTGGCCTCGGTGGCGGATTTCTTCGTCGGCAGTCGGGCTCCGGGATCCCTGGGTCGGGGCGCCTTCGGCATCGGCCTGGCACTTCTCTGCTTCGGATTCAGCACTGGCCGTTGGGGCTTTTTCGAGGATTTCTTCCTCTGGTTCCCCGCCCTTCCGCTGATCGTCGGAGCCGGCTTTCTGGCCACCTGGCTCGCCGACGGCCGGCGCCGGCACCGGCAACTCATCGCCGGCGTGGTGGGCGTCGGGCTGGGCATTACCGGCTTCACCTACCGCTTCGATTGGCTACACCGGCTGATCCCGTCGCCGGCGGTGTTCTGGGGCCTCCTGCTGCTGATTCTCGGAGCCTTGCTCCTATGGCACAACTTCCGCGCGCGGAGCTGAGCCCGGCTGCCGTTGACACCTCGCCGTAGCGACCGTAGGATTCCCTTCTCCCATGAAGAACTGCCCAAAGTGTGTCCTTTCGCCTCTCGCCCTGGCCATCGCCTTGTTGGCCATCCTGACCCTGCTGCCGGCCACCGCCGGAGCCAGCGAGATCATCAATCCCATCTTCTCCGCCGCCGGTGAGCCGGACGAGCCGACGATCCTGCGCCTGCGCTGGAGCACCGCGGTCCTCGAGCTGCCCAATGGCGAAACTCGCCGCCTGGAGCTGCCGGAGAACGTTCAGGTCCACAGCGCCGTCGGCGACACCGGGGGATGGTGGCTCGCCGGTCGTGAGACCCTGGAGAACCGCCTCGGCCTCTGGGTGGGACGCTTGAGCCTCGGGGCCGATCCCGCCGAGGCTCTCTCCGAGCACAGCGTGCCGGATACCACCGACAGGCATCTCTGTGAATTGGTGCTGCTGACCGCCGACGGCGAGCTGCTGGGCGCCGCCTGGTTCGAAGGCCCCAACGAAAACTCCGTCGCCGTCCGCGCCGCACGGTTCGACGAGGCCGACGGCTGGAGCGCGCCGGAGACCGTGGCGGAATCCGCCGAGGGCACCCAGATCGCGCTGGCCGGTGCCGCCATCGCGGATGGTTCCAGCGCCGTGGTCTGGAGCGCCTTCGACGGTACCGACGACGAAATCCTGGTCAGCCGCTGGGAAGGCCAGAGCTGGTCTGCTCCGCAACGCGTCGCCGACGACAACGAGGTTCCCGACATCGTGCCGGCGGTGGCCTGGGTCGGCAGCGGCGCCGACCGCGTGCTGACCGTCAGCTGGAGCCGCTACACCCCGGACGGCTACACCCTCCACACCACCCGCTGGGACGGTGAGGCGTGGCGGGGCCAGGGCGCCCTGACGGCTCCGGGAACGGTCTTCCCCACGTTCGACCACCTCCAAGGAGCCACCTTGCTGACCTACCGCCAAGCCCTTCCCCGCTCCTGGGTGGTCGCCCGGCTGGACGCCGACGGCAGGATCGAGAAACAAGCGGTGGTGGCGGATCCCGACGGCTTGCGGCCGGTGGCCCTGGCCCTCGACGAGAAGGCCGTGGAGGTGTTGCCGGCGACGGACGGCGCCGAGGTCCAGCGCCTGACCTGGGAGACGAACCGATGAGCGGCTCACCTCTCCGCGTTCTGTCCGCTTCTCTAGCCCTGGTGCTGGCGTCGATGCTCGCCGTGCCGGCGGCGGCCCAGATCGAATACGTCGCCTTCGGGGACAGCATCACCGAGGGCTTCGGCGACGATGCCGGTCAGCGCGAGCGCGGCTATCCGCCGCGGCTGGCTCAATTGCTAGCCGACCGCGGCGTCAACGCCACCGTGACCAATTTCGGCCTCGGCGGCGAGACCACCGCCGAAGGCCTGAGCCGCATTCCGGTGGTCTTCTCCCAGGGCGGCGACGTGCTGCTGTTGATGGAAGGCACCAACGATATCGGCATGCGGATCTCACCGGAGACCATTCGCTTCAACCTCGACTCCATGGCGGATCGGGCCGAGAACAACGGCTTCGAGGTGGTCCTCGCCACCATCATCCCGCGCTTCCCCACCGCCAACTTCGACGGCAGCAACCGCATCACCGGCCGCCTGGCGGGCCTGATCCGGGAGCTCGCTCACGACGAGGCGCGGGAGTTGGTGGACCCTTTCCAGGTCTTCTTCCGCGACACCCCGGGAGTCTTCGACGAGCTCTATGTCGGCGGAGGGGATCGCTTGCATCCCAACGGAGAGGGCTATGACGCCCTGGCGGAGATCTTCGCCGACGTCCTCACCGGCGTCGACAATGTGCCGCCGGTGACCGGCCTGGTGAGCCCCGAGGACGACGACCAGAACGTCTCCCCCAACACCGCCATCGCCATCGACCTCTATGATTTCGGTGCCGGCATCGACATGGCCAACACCAGCCTGCGCATCAACGACCAGTTGGTGACCGCCAACATCACCGGCGACAGCGACAAGCTGGAAATCCGCTACCAGCCCCCGGCACCGCTCTCCGGCGTGGTCTTCGTAGGCTTGAGCTCCCGAGACCTGGCGGCCCCGGCCAACAACACCCTCGACCGCAACATCATGCAGTTCGTCATCGCCGGCACCCAATTCCTCCCCGGCGACATCGACCGCGACGGCCGCGTCGACGGCACCGACCTGGTGCTCTTCGCCGTCCGCTTCGGTTCGGAACGGGGCGACGGCCGCTTCCGGGCCTTCGCTGATTTGAACGGCGACGACGCCGTGGACGGGCGGGATCTGGCGATTCTGGCGAGTAATTTTGGTGGGACGGCGAGCTGATTGAGGCTGAGTCGAGATAGCGGCGGCGGTTGAGGTTGCAGCCCCTCACCCCCTCGGTCCCCTCTCCCAGCCCTTCCTTCCCCCTCCCGGTAGAGGGGGAAGCTCAAAGCTCGGACATCACCCCACCGTCTCGTAGATCAACGGCGGAGAGTTTCCCTCGTCCTCAATCCCGAAGCAGCCCCGGAAGTGCTCCACTAGCTCTTCGTCTTCCTTCCGAAGATAGAGCCGGGCCAGCTCCTGGCCCTCCTCCACTGAATCCCCCAGCCGCGCGTCGATGCGCAGAGAGACCTCGTGGTCGATGCGGTCGCCGGGGACCTTGCGGCCGCCGCCGGCGGTGGAGAGGAGGAGGCCCAGGCGGCGGTTGGCGACCTTGGCGAGGTGGCCGGGGCGGGGGGCTAGGATGGGGACCTCGACGGGCGCCAGGGGCAGCTGGGGGTCGTCCAGCCAGCTCTCCTCCGCCCCCTGGATGCGGGCCCAGCGGTCGAAGACGCGGCGAGCGGCACCGGAGGTGATGGCCTCTTCCAGCTGCCGGCGCTCCAGCGGCTTGCCCAGCAGCTGGGCCAGCTCCAAGCACAGAACGTAGGTCACCTCCATGACGTCCTCGGGGCCCTCGCCGTCGAGGCATTGGAGGGTCTCCAAGACCTCGGAAGCGTGGCCCACCCAGCGCCCCAGGGGCTGGTTCATGTCGGTGATCACCGCCTTCGCCGGGGTGCCCAGGGAGCGGCTGGTCTCCACCAGCATGCGGGCCAGGCGCCGGCCCTCGTCGATCTCGGTCAGAAACGCACCGTCACCGGTCTTGAGATCGAAGACCACCCCGGCGGTGCCGGTGGCGAGCTTCTTGGACAGGATGCTGGAGGTGATGAGGGGCAGCGACTCGACGGTGCCGGTGACGTCGCGCAGGGAGTAGAGCTTGCGGTCCGCCGGTGCGATCTCTCCGGTGGCCATACCGATGGCCATACCCACGTCCTGGAGCAGCTCGACGGTGAGCTGGCGGTTGAGCTCGAGGCTGAGGCCGGGGATGCTCTCCAGCTTGTCGGCGGTACCGCCGGTATGCCCCAGGCCACGGCCGGTGAGCATGGCCACGGGGATGCCGCAGGCCGCCAGCAGCGGCGAGAGCACCAAGGAGATCTTGTCGCCGACGCCGCCGGTGGAGTGCTTGTCCCCCACCCCCGGCACATCGTCCACCAGTTTCCAGCGCTCCCCGGACTCGAGCATGGCCCGGGTCAGGGCGTGGGTCTCTTCGGTATCCATGCCGCGGATCACCGCGGCCATGAGGAAGGCTCCCAGCTGAGCGTCGCTCCAACCCTCGCCGCAGGCTCCGTTCACCAGGTGGCGGATCTCCGCTTCCGTCAGGCTCTCGCCGTCACGCTTGCGGAGGAGGATCGAATAGGGGGTGATGGTCATGAGGGCGCGCGCCGGCTCAGGCTGCTGCGCCGCCTAGCTCCTGGGTCTTCTGCTGCGCCTCGCCGCGGTACTGAGAGCTGGGGTACTCGTCGAGGATGCGCTGGTAGTAGCCCAAGGCCTCGTCGTCCCGGGAGAGCTCTTCGAGGGTCTGGGCCAGCTCGAAGAGGATGACATCCTCCGGCAGCGGAGTCTCGTCGGAATCGAGCATCGCCTGCAGCTCCTCCACGACCCCTTCCTGATCGCCGGCGTCGCGCTTGGCGCTGAGCAAGTTGAGGCGTACCTGCACTGCCAGCAGGTCGCGCTCGTGATCATCGAGGAAGGCCTGCCAAAGCTCCTGCGCCCGCGCCAGGTCCCCTTCTTCCACCGCCAGGTCGGCGAGGAAGATATTCGCCAACGCCGCCGGCTCGGTCCCGCCGTAGCTGTCCTGGACCTCGAGAAAGAGCTCCCGGGCACGCTCGCGGCGGGCCTCCTCGGTGGGGAACGTGAGCTCGTCCTGGGCTTCCTCGGGCACCGCGGAGGACTCCGCCACCGGCGCGTTGAAGGCCTTCAGGGCGTCGTCCAAGGCCAGACTCGCCTGCGCGTCACGGTGGCGCAGGAACCAGACCACGACGGCCGCGATGAGGATGACCGCGACCACCGCCGCCACCGCCAAACCGATGGTCCGGAGATGGCTTCGGCCGTAGTCCAGGCCGCCCTCCATGGCGCTGAGAAATTGGTCTTTCTGCTTGATCTCCTTGCGGGTCAAACGATCACTCATGATCCTGGGTCTCCTGCGCCCTAAACGATGGGCGCTCTTGGCGGTGCCTTCTTGGCGATAGCCTTCTTGCTTACGGGCCTGCTATTCGACAGGTCAGCGGCCCCAGATCCGGCTCAGCGACGGGGGCTGACGGTCTTCCGCGTTGGTCTAATTTTGGGCGTCGAGGTCCCGGCGTGGGGCTTCGAGGCCGTCGAACCGGGCACAACAGCCTCGGACATTACCACAACAAAGCCCACGGAGGGCCCCCTAGGGAGCCCTGCCGTGAGCTGAATTTCCATCGGCCGTCCGTACAGCGCGACGGGCTGCCTAGCGGCTTCAGGGAGCGGGCAGGAAGTGCTGCACCCGCAACCCTGGCGCCGCCGCCCCGTCATCCTCCACCGCCGCCTTGGTCCGCAGCGGATCGAGGGTCTGTACCGGGGCATAGCGGTTGGTCAGCCAGCGCCCCAGCTGGGAGGTGTAACCCGGCGACGTGGGGTCGCCGCTCTGGCCCCCCGGCAGGATCTGGAAGGCTTCGATGCCCGCCGGATCGAGCACGGCGTAGAAGCGCCGCCCCGGGCTCAAGGTGTAGCGGAAGGCGTTGGCGTCCGACGCCCGCAGGTCGTGGGTGCCGGTATCGACGGTGGCGAAGCCGCCGCCCCGGGCCAGCCCCGGCAGCTCCGGCGCCAGGTTCTCGAACCCGCCCATGGGAGGCACGCTCAACGGCCCTCCCAACGGATGTCCGAGGGTGATGCGGTGGAGCTTGCCCCAGCGGTAATCCGAGAGCTCGGTGGAGCCGCCGAAGGCATCGGCGAAGGCGTCCCCGGCGAGCAAGTCCAGAGTGTCCCGCATCGCCTGCAGCAAGACCGCGTCCCGAGCCGACTCCTCGGAGAAACTCTCCATGCGGAAGAATTCGACGCCGGAGATGATGTCCTGGGGCACCCGGGCATCATCCTCTCGCTGCAGCAGATGCAACAGCGCCACATGTCCCTGGCGGTAGGGCGGCAGGTGATCCGCGAGGTTCAATCGCTGGAGCGTTCCGTCCACCACCCGCTGCAGAAGCTGGCCACGATAGACGCTGAACAGGGTCGCGGCGACGCTGTCGTCGATCTCCTGCTGGCTCGGCGGAGCCAAAGCGTCGGGGTCGTCGCCGGGGTCGTAGCCCTGTTGAATGCCGGTGGGCGCCGAGCCGTCCCAGGCTTCCAGCCGTTGCACCGCTTCCGCCAGCCTCGGCTCGTCGAGGATGCTCGCCAGGCCCATGGGATTCCCGGGATGGGTCGCCCGCTCGTAGGCTTCCACCAGCTCCGGCACCAGCAGGGCGGCGTCCGGCAGGCGATGGTCGCTCTGCATCCGCCGCACCGCCGCCTGGTCCACCTTGCCGGCGCTCAGCGTCTCCTCCAGCATCGTGCGAATGCGCTGCGCCCGCAGACTGACGTAGGAGCGGTGAAGGTAGTGCACTCCCCCGCCGGGGCGCTGCTGATTGAGCGCGTCGTTGTCCAGGGTGCTGCCCAGGGGATCGTTGTTGGCGCTGACCAAGAATCCCTGTTCCGGGTTGATCGCCGACGGCATCTCCACCAGCGGCAGGACTTGGTAGTTCAGGCTGCGGTCCGCCCGCGGCCGCACCGCCGGCAGCCATTCGTGGAGACGCTCACCGCGGCCATCGCGGATCAGGTAGGGCTCGGCGCCATCGGCGGCGCCCAGCAGCTGCAGATCCTCCCGCAGCGGCATCTCACCGGTGACGAAATAGCCCAGATTGCCCCGCACGTCGGCGTAGGCCATGTTGAAGGTGAAGCCATCGGCGAAGCGCAATCCGTCCTGAAAGTCCCGCAGGGTCTGGGCACGGTGCCAGCGCAGGAAGGCTTCCAGGTCGAGGGTGCCGGTCCAACCGGTGAACTGTACGCTGAGCCCCGTGGCCCGGCCATCCACCGGCGTTCCGAAGCTCATCAACGGCCCCTGATTGCGGCGCGGCACGTGGAACGTCTTGCCGCCCTCCAGGGGGCCTACCGCGAGCTCTTCGAAGGTGTTCAGAGCGCCGTCGCCGAGAACGTTGGCCCGGTAGCTCTGGTCGGTGACCCGCAGGGGCTCCCGCTCGCCGCGGAAGACCGTATGGGTGGGCAGGCCGGTGGCGCGATCGAAGATCACTTCTTCCTCGTAGACGTCGGTGAGATCGAGGCTGCTGTTGGTGGCGCCGAAACAGACGCGGCGGGTGCAGCCGGTGACCACCGCCGGCATCCCCGCGAAGGTGGCCCCGGTGATGTCCAGGGGCTCCGCACCCCGCCCCAAGCTGTGGCGGGCCTGCAGCTGCACTTCGTAGAGCACCGGCGGCAGGGAGAGGAATTGATGCGGGTCGTTGGCCAGGATGGCCTTGCCGGAAGCGGTATGCTCCCCCGCCACCAACCACCAATTGCTGCCAATACCGCCGTGATCGCCGTCGAGGCTGGCGGCCAGCAGCGGGTGCTGCCGCAGCTCCCGGGCCAATTCCCTACCCTGCTCCACGGTCTGGGGGCTGGGGCGGAACGGAGCCGACCGAATAGCGTTGGAACGGCCGCTTTCCCTTACCGAGGAAG contains:
- a CDS encoding GDSL-type esterase/lipase family protein, coding for MSGSPLRVLSASLALVLASMLAVPAAAQIEYVAFGDSITEGFGDDAGQRERGYPPRLAQLLADRGVNATVTNFGLGGETTAEGLSRIPVVFSQGGDVLLLMEGTNDIGMRISPETIRFNLDSMADRAENNGFEVVLATIIPRFPTANFDGSNRITGRLAGLIRELAHDEARELVDPFQVFFRDTPGVFDELYVGGGDRLHPNGEGYDALAEIFADVLTGVDNVPPVTGLVSPEDDDQNVSPNTAIAIDLYDFGAGIDMANTSLRINDQLVTANITGDSDKLEIRYQPPAPLSGVVFVGLSSRDLAAPANNTLDRNIMQFVIAGTQFLPGDIDRDGRVDGTDLVLFAVRFGSERGDGRFRAFADLNGDDAVDGRDLAILASNFGGTAS
- a CDS encoding penicillin acylase family protein, with product MHSRHVTSFFSVLVCAIALVLGLANRAEATESLSAPQLQEPASILWDGEGIPHIQTASERDAFVLLGYVHAQDRFFQIDFFRHLFEGRLTEMVGAPGLGSDRQYRRWDLRRAAVESLAMLPPESRDLMAAYAEGVNLFLARHPLPIEYGFLELGPESVRPWLAEDSLLLLKGFTLGSWLDLSDIERTAALEAYRNAGEASDFDGDALFYNEIFRLAPIVGAVTVPEGGGGALAASSVRESGRSNAIRSAPFRPSPQTVEQGRELARELRQHPLLAASLDGDHGGIGSNWWLVAGEHTASGKAILANDPHQFLSLPPVLYEVQLQARHSLGRGAEPLDITGATFAGMPAVVTGCTRRVCFGATNSSLDLTDVYEEEVIFDRATGLPTHTVFRGEREPLRVTDQSYRANVLGDGALNTFEELAVGPLEGGKTFHVPRRNQGPLMSFGTPVDGRATGLSVQFTGWTGTLDLEAFLRWHRAQTLRDFQDGLRFADGFTFNMAYADVRGNLGYFVTGEMPLREDLQLLGAADGAEPYLIRDGRGERLHEWLPAVRPRADRSLNYQVLPLVEMPSAINPEQGFLVSANNDPLGSTLDNDALNQQRPGGGVHYLHRSYVSLRAQRIRTMLEETLSAGKVDQAAVRRMQSDHRLPDAALLVPELVEAYERATHPGNPMGLASILDEPRLAEAVQRLEAWDGSAPTGIQQGYDPGDDPDALAPPSQQEIDDSVAATLFSVYRGQLLQRVVDGTLQRLNLADHLPPYRQGHVALLHLLQREDDARVPQDIISGVEFFRMESFSEESARDAVLLQAMRDTLDLLAGDAFADAFGGSTELSDYRWGKLHRITLGHPLGGPLSVPPMGGFENLAPELPGLARGGGFATVDTGTHDLRASDANAFRYTLSPGRRFYAVLDPAGIEAFQILPGGQSGDPTSPGYTSQLGRWLTNRYAPVQTLDPLRTKAAVEDDGAAAPGLRVQHFLPAP
- a CDS encoding thymidine phosphorylase, producing the protein MTITPYSILLRKRDGESLTEAEIRHLVNGACGEGWSDAQLGAFLMAAVIRGMDTEETHALTRAMLESGERWKLVDDVPGVGDKHSTGGVGDKISLVLSPLLAACGIPVAMLTGRGLGHTGGTADKLESIPGLSLELNRQLTVELLQDVGMAIGMATGEIAPADRKLYSLRDVTGTVESLPLITSSILSKKLATGTAGVVFDLKTGDGAFLTEIDEGRRLARMLVETSRSLGTPAKAVITDMNQPLGRWVGHASEVLETLQCLDGEGPEDVMEVTYVLCLELAQLLGKPLERRQLEEAITSGAARRVFDRWARIQGAEESWLDDPQLPLAPVEVPILAPRPGHLAKVANRRLGLLLSTAGGGRKVPGDRIDHEVSLRIDARLGDSVEEGQELARLYLRKEDEELVEHFRGCFGIEDEGNSPPLIYETVG
- a CDS encoding tetratricopeptide repeat protein → MSDRLTRKEIKQKDQFLSAMEGGLDYGRSHLRTIGLAVAAVVAVILIAAVVVWFLRHRDAQASLALDDALKAFNAPVAESSAVPEEAQDELTFPTEEARRERARELFLEVQDSYGGTEPAALANIFLADLAVEEGDLARAQELWQAFLDDHERDLLAVQVRLNLLSAKRDAGDQEGVVEELQAMLDSDETPLPEDVILFELAQTLEELSRDDEALGYYQRILDEYPSSQYRGEAQQKTQELGGAAA